In Flammeovirgaceae bacterium 311, one DNA window encodes the following:
- a CDS encoding exopolysaccharide biosynthesis polyprenyl glycosylphosphotransferase (COG1086 Predicted nucleoside-diphosphate sugar epimerases) — protein MAVHRYSRFLNSFQILGDLAVLNLAFILAYFLKFGNSDFLDSHLYGELYYFFNISWLVLTALYKPFQIARTEVLSKVLRRQFSLIIIHLLVITAFLFIGKKIDYSREHLILTFALLVLIDFGWKGLFFYGLQSYRSYGYNTRNVVVMGYGDLAEELKKHFDEHPEYGYKLLGFFDNNRSGQSILGKMDDLKNYALQNEIDEIYCCLPYVRYTKVKELLDFADANIIKVKLIADFRGFSQKGFKLERYDNIPVLNITAIPLDEVKNRVLKRAFDVAFSLGVLAVISPFLLMVALIIKLTSRGPIFFVQERIGKDGQPFNIYKFRSMRIDAEKFGPALSSTNDPRITCWGRFMRKTRIDELPQFFNVLKGDMAIVGPRPERQYWINQIIETSPHYKRLLRVKPGITSLGQVKFGYAENVGEMLKRLRYDLLYIDNASLALDIRVMILTAMVMIQGKGK, from the coding sequence ATGGCGGTCCACAGGTACTCTAGGTTTTTAAACTCTTTTCAGATTCTGGGTGATTTGGCGGTTCTTAACCTTGCCTTTATACTTGCCTATTTTCTGAAGTTTGGTAACAGTGACTTTTTAGATAGCCACTTATACGGAGAGCTGTATTACTTTTTTAACATCAGCTGGCTGGTGTTAACTGCGCTTTACAAGCCATTCCAGATTGCCCGTACAGAGGTACTGTCAAAGGTACTACGAAGGCAGTTTAGCCTTATTATAATCCATTTATTAGTAATAACTGCTTTCCTCTTCATCGGGAAAAAAATCGATTACTCCAGGGAGCACCTGATTCTTACTTTTGCGCTGCTTGTTCTGATAGATTTTGGGTGGAAAGGGCTGTTCTTTTACGGACTGCAGTCTTACAGAAGCTATGGCTACAATACCAGGAATGTGGTGGTAATGGGGTATGGCGATCTGGCAGAAGAGTTAAAAAAACACTTTGATGAACATCCGGAGTATGGCTATAAGCTTTTAGGCTTTTTCGACAATAACAGATCCGGACAGAGTATTTTAGGCAAAATGGATGACCTTAAAAATTATGCCCTGCAAAATGAGATTGATGAAATTTACTGCTGCCTGCCCTATGTGCGCTATACGAAAGTAAAAGAGCTTTTAGATTTTGCTGATGCAAATATCATCAAAGTAAAACTAATTGCGGATTTCAGGGGCTTCTCGCAAAAGGGCTTTAAGCTTGAGCGTTATGACAATATCCCGGTGCTTAACATTACAGCGATACCCCTGGATGAGGTAAAAAACCGTGTGTTGAAGCGTGCCTTTGATGTTGCTTTTTCATTGGGTGTTTTGGCTGTAATCAGTCCTTTTTTGCTGATGGTAGCCTTGATCATCAAGCTTACTTCCAGAGGACCTATATTCTTTGTGCAGGAAAGAATTGGTAAAGATGGCCAGCCATTTAACATATACAAATTCCGCAGCATGCGTATTGATGCCGAGAAGTTTGGGCCGGCCCTTTCCTCAACGAATGATCCGCGCATTACCTGTTGGGGCAGATTTATGCGTAAAACACGTATAGATGAGCTGCCACAGTTTTTCAATGTGCTGAAGGGTGATATGGCGATTGTAGGTCCGCGTCCGGAAAGACAGTACTGGATCAACCAGATCATTGAAACATCTCCCCATTATAAGCGCCTGTTACGTGTGAAGCCGGGAATAACTTCACTGGGGCAGGTTAAATTTGGCTATGCTGAAAATGTAGGAGAAATGTTAAAGCGCTTGCGTTACGATTTACTTTATATTGATAATGCTTCTCTTGCGCTTGACATTAGGGTGATGATCCTCACAGCCATGGTGATGATTCAGGGTAAGGGAAAATAA
- a CDS encoding aspartate kinase (COG0527 Aspartokinases), which translates to MRVIKFGGTSVGSPERMSTVAELTLRQPQPVVVVLSAVSGTTNALVEMSALATEGRNNKALIQLDQLQEKYLAFVPELLRTEAGRQQGNQILQDHFGWLERLLSKEGFGIVEEKEALAQGELLSTRLFSAFLQERDIKSTLLPALDFMRIDQWGEPEIETIRDLALPLLGENPSGIYITQGYICRNHRGEIDNLRRGGSDYTASLVGAAIKADEVQIWTDISGMHNNDPRVVANTKPLAHMSFDEAAELAYFGAKILHPSSILPAQKYNIPVRLLNTMKPQDEGTLISATAEEAGIRAIAAKDGITAIKIRSGRMLMAYGFLRRVFEVFEQQRTPIDMITTSEVAVSLTIDDASNLPAIKEALSPYGTVEVDENQTIICMAGYNLIAQRGKAAQALEAVQHLPVRMISYGGSRHNLSLLIPSQYKTDALQSLHKRLFIE; encoded by the coding sequence ATGAGAGTAATTAAATTCGGAGGCACCTCGGTAGGCAGCCCCGAGCGGATGAGCACTGTTGCAGAACTAACCCTTCGGCAACCACAACCGGTGGTGGTGGTATTATCGGCTGTATCGGGCACAACCAATGCCCTGGTAGAAATGTCTGCGCTGGCCACAGAAGGTCGCAACAACAAAGCCCTTATTCAGCTGGATCAGCTGCAGGAGAAATACCTGGCATTTGTACCGGAGCTGCTCAGGACAGAAGCGGGCAGGCAGCAAGGCAATCAGATACTCCAGGATCATTTTGGCTGGCTCGAGCGGCTGCTTAGCAAGGAAGGCTTTGGCATTGTAGAGGAAAAAGAGGCACTGGCCCAGGGAGAATTACTCTCAACACGCTTATTCTCTGCTTTTTTGCAGGAGCGGGATATTAAATCTACGCTACTGCCTGCACTTGATTTTATGCGGATAGACCAGTGGGGAGAACCCGAGATAGAGACAATACGGGATCTGGCACTTCCGCTGCTGGGAGAGAATCCTTCCGGCATATATATTACACAGGGCTACATTTGCCGCAACCACCGCGGCGAAATAGATAACCTGCGCAGGGGTGGCAGCGATTACACGGCTTCCCTGGTAGGCGCCGCGATAAAAGCAGATGAGGTCCAGATCTGGACAGACATCAGTGGCATGCACAACAACGATCCCCGCGTAGTGGCCAATACAAAACCGCTGGCACATATGTCTTTCGATGAAGCCGCAGAGCTGGCTTATTTTGGCGCCAAGATTCTGCACCCCAGCAGCATCTTACCTGCCCAGAAGTATAATATACCTGTGCGTTTGCTGAATACCATGAAGCCTCAGGACGAGGGAACGCTGATCAGTGCAACAGCAGAAGAGGCTGGCATCAGGGCCATTGCCGCAAAGGATGGCATTACAGCCATCAAAATCAGAAGCGGCCGCATGTTAATGGCCTATGGTTTCCTGCGTCGTGTGTTTGAGGTTTTTGAGCAGCAGCGTACCCCTATCGACATGATTACCACCTCGGAGGTGGCCGTATCGCTTACTATTGACGATGCCTCCAACCTTCCGGCAATAAAAGAAGCCCTTAGCCCTTACGGTACCGTAGAGGTAGATGAGAACCAAACCATTATCTGTATGGCTGGCTATAACCTGATAGCCCAGCGCGGCAAAGCTGCCCAGGCACTTGAGGCTGTGCAGCACCTGCCGGTCCGTATGATCTCCTATGGTGGCAGCAGGCACAACCTGTCGCTGCTCATCCCATCACAGTACAAAACAGATGCCCTGCAAAGCTTACATAAAAGGCTGTTCATAGAGTAG
- a CDS encoding group 1 glycosyl transferase (COG0438 Glycosyltransferase): protein MLPNINKAALVHDWLITEGGAEKCVQSFLNVNPNFELYSLIDFFSDEYRQRMLQGKYAHTSFIQKLPTAKSNHRKFLPLFPLAVEQFNLTEYDLILSSSTSVSKGVLTHSNQLHICYCHSPMRYAWDLYYQYLEEAGLNKGVKAWLAKYMLHRMRTWDIISTNRVDHFIANSYFIARRIKKVYRRDADVIYPPVDTAAFKLHENKEEFYLTASRMVPYKKIDIIVEAFSHMPDKKLVVIGSGPDYDKIKAKATKNVELLGYQPFEELKHYMQRAKAFIFAAEEDFGIIPVEAQACGTPVIAYGRGGSLETVSAPHTGLFFYEQTAKAIGEAVKVFEAHKVSFDPFNIRQHAEKFSAKRFEEQIKDYISIKYQDFLTKGS from the coding sequence ATGTTGCCAAATATCAATAAAGCTGCTCTGGTCCATGACTGGCTTATTACAGAGGGTGGTGCTGAAAAATGCGTTCAGTCCTTTCTGAATGTAAACCCCAACTTTGAGCTTTATTCCCTGATCGATTTCTTTTCTGATGAATACCGGCAGCGGATGTTGCAGGGCAAATATGCGCATACCAGTTTTATCCAGAAATTGCCAACTGCTAAATCAAACCATCGTAAATTTCTGCCCCTATTTCCTCTGGCAGTAGAGCAGTTTAATCTTACGGAGTACGATCTGATCTTATCTTCTTCTACGTCGGTTTCAAAAGGTGTGTTAACGCATAGCAATCAGTTGCATATATGTTACTGCCATTCTCCAATGCGCTATGCCTGGGACTTATACTATCAGTATTTAGAGGAGGCTGGTTTAAACAAGGGTGTAAAAGCGTGGCTGGCTAAATATATGCTACATCGCATGCGTACGTGGGATATTATCAGTACCAATCGTGTAGATCATTTCATTGCAAACTCATACTTCATTGCCAGGCGTATCAAGAAGGTATACCGGCGGGATGCCGATGTAATTTACCCGCCAGTTGATACGGCTGCTTTTAAGCTGCATGAAAATAAGGAGGAATTCTACCTTACTGCTTCCAGAATGGTTCCCTATAAAAAGATTGATATTATAGTGGAAGCTTTTAGCCACATGCCGGATAAAAAGCTGGTCGTTATTGGCAGTGGACCTGATTATGATAAGATAAAAGCTAAGGCTACAAAAAATGTTGAACTTTTAGGGTACCAGCCCTTCGAGGAGCTAAAGCATTATATGCAACGGGCTAAAGCTTTTATCTTTGCGGCAGAAGAAGATTTTGGTATTATTCCGGTAGAGGCCCAGGCATGCGGTACACCTGTGATAGCCTATGGCAGGGGAGGAAGCCTCGAAACTGTGTCGGCACCCCATACCGGGCTCTTTTTTTACGAGCAAACAGCAAAAGCAATAGGGGAGGCTGTGAAAGTTTTTGAAGCGCATAAAGTAAGTTTTGACCCCTTTAACATTCGCCAGCATGCAGAGAAATTCAGTGCTAAACGCTTTGAGGAACAGATTAAAGACTACATAAGCATCAAATATCAAGATTTCCTAACAAAAGGCTCTTGA
- a CDS encoding 6,7-dimethyl-8-ribityllumazine synthase (COG0054 Riboflavin synthase beta-chain) produces MASSLKNLSSYSNKNLVDIGSKRFGIIVSEWNDEVTEALYHGAYQTLLEHGAKEKNIVSQTVPGSYELSLGAQWMAERADIDAVICLGCVIQGETRHFDFICDAVAHGITNVSLKYNKPVIFGVLTPNTHQQALDRAGGKHGNKGDEAAITAVKMLGLKQNLE; encoded by the coding sequence ATGGCATCATCTTTAAAAAACCTAAGCTCCTACAGCAATAAAAATCTTGTAGATATCGGAAGCAAACGCTTTGGCATTATTGTATCGGAGTGGAATGATGAGGTAACAGAGGCGCTTTATCATGGCGCCTACCAAACCCTGCTAGAGCATGGTGCCAAAGAAAAAAATATTGTGAGCCAGACAGTTCCGGGCAGCTATGAGCTGAGCCTGGGTGCCCAGTGGATGGCAGAACGCGCTGATATAGATGCCGTGATTTGCCTTGGCTGTGTAATTCAGGGAGAAACCCGGCACTTTGATTTTATTTGCGATGCCGTTGCCCATGGCATTACTAATGTGAGCTTGAAATACAACAAGCCAGTAATATTTGGTGTACTCACTCCCAATACACACCAGCAGGCACTGGACAGGGCAGGCGGAAAGCATGGCAATAAAGGCGACGAAGCCGCTATTACAGCAGTAAAAATGTTAGGCCTAAAACAAAACCTAGAATAA